Below is a window of Brassica napus cultivar Da-Ae chromosome A5, Da-Ae, whole genome shotgun sequence DNA.
GTGAACAAAGCGCGAGGGAGGGAAAAGGGTGTTTTGGTAAAATGGTGCGATGAGTTAGAACTAGACGGAGATTCTAGAAACGCCGTCGTTTCGTTGGCGTCTCTCGCTTTGGCCGTGGAGAAGCCGACGAAGGTGATTTTAGCGGCGGCGTTTTGGTTCGGCGTTAGGAACTCGCCGAAGAAGGTGATGCGGCCGAGTCTAAAGAAGGTGGCTGATGTGAGCGGGGTTGCAGCTGGAATGATACGAGCCGTCGAAAGCAAGCTGGCGCGTGCAGTGACGTTGCAGCTTAAACGGTGGCGCGTGGACTCGGAGGAAGGATGGGGTGAAAACGAGAATGTTATGTGACGTGGGTCCCGTATTGCACCTAGGCCTTTTTAGTGATACAAGTTATATGTATAATCGACGTGTTGATTTTTCTTTCCAAACGTTTAAAATGGTTCTGGAGCCTCGTGAGATGGTAGAAAATTCTTTATAGTAGTGTCGAGAATCTGGAGATTGAAATTCCAAATTGGTCTTCAAGTTCAGTTGCTGTAATGATTAAGTCCAATATTCAAACGAGTTGAAGAAAAGGATATATTGGATCGAAATTATTGGTGTTATGTAACCTAATCTAAATTAAGATATtctaaaaactaaatatatatacctgtaaaatgtaaatatttataagaactCTACGACTAAGCATGGTTTAAGCTTAAACTCTTTAGTTTTTGATAAcacaaaattttaacttttaatcacACTGCAAATGCATACTAAATCACAATAGTATATAAAGATTGAATCCACAAATATCAAGATTATActacaaataacaaaaaaaagaagaagataatagaTTGTTTCTCTAAAGCTAAGTAGAAAAGTAAATATGCAgatataataatgaaataaaaaaatgctAGGCATCAAAGAAATCAcataaaatcattataaatataaacaatttataagagAATCAATTAAACATCATTCTAAAATTCAAAACACGAATGTATAATAGTTCAACCCATGTGTCTCTAATCAATATATCCAGCAAGTCAGCAACCTTGAAAATTAACTCCTGTTAAATCTaagagatttttttctttttttaacgctgatttattatgatcttacaattatgatgtaggaaatattacatagacgattcgacaaccgacaatactacctgcttTATGAAtacctacgcctaactgcatcacttGAGCCGTCCTATAAAGATCCGCGTCTggccagatttacttgcactgTGTAGATTTACTTGCACTGtgttgaagatcccttgcaAGCCTTTCCtctgtagtctgcataattgtttaataaaccgctctttccgggacttgaaacctggattttcTGTAATCTGtaataaattgcatagtctgaaATTTGAACCCTAGACATGGGTGTAAAAGCCTTTAAACTTTAACCaataggctacggtgcttccacaaATCTAAGAGATTAGACATGTTTTAAGTTTGAGTTTCAAAACATAATAACATTCAGCTCTCAATGGCTAAAAATACCATGCTCACATGGATTATATTCAAGCAATCAAATCAACTAATCAATTAACCTAAGAttatgaactaagtgatcaatcaATTCTAAGCACTAAGAACCCTCAAAGTCTCTAATGAAAGTTCTCTAAATCAAACAATCCTTATCATTCATTCTTTTTAATCTTTTGAAACCGTAAAACCTAACTATCAATCTACTCAAACATAaccaaaaaatacaaaattaatgataaaatctGCATAATTAGATTAAAGAGATATAACCAGTGGTAGAagcagaattttttttttggaggatcaattaataatatatatatatatatattatgtgggTCAATTAGCAACATTTTGcaatattaagtttttaaagaaatatatacatgttaattttttaaaatcagaAGTCCACCAGGACCAATTGACCTCTTTGCCAACATGCTGGCTCCGCTACTGATTTTTATGTAAAGccaaacaaaaattaaagaaaactgattttttttcttttactcgTATTGAAGCGTCGTTATAAAGATTACATTAACTTTTGACTTAATTTATGGGTCTACTTCGAACTTGCGgaaattgagaagctaatcaaTATTTTATCTTGTGGTAAAATTTTAGCTCAATCGGATCGTGAAA
It encodes the following:
- the LOC125608803 gene encoding B-box zinc finger protein 32-like — its product is MVKSCELCGAEADLHCAADSAFLCRSCDAKFHASNILFSRHVRRIICPACKSLTGDSFSGPLSPSPRTTACCSGSSSESSCCSSLDRVSSSELSSTTREKTKTSRAVVNKARGREKGVLVKWCDELELDGDSRNAVVSLASLALAVEKPTKVILAAAFWFGVRNSPKKVMRPSLKKVADVSGVAAGMIRAVESKLARAVTLQLKRWRVDSEEGWGENENVM